From one Flavobacterium sp. N502536 genomic stretch:
- a CDS encoding Bax inhibitor-1/YccA family protein — translation MNFNSKNPFLSNKRFSSNAVSKAEEVHHAQIIDYNQEMTLSGTINKTAILFLILCGSAMVTWWMAFNGMNVMLPAIGGAIIGLILVVISAFKPQASPYLAPGYALFEGLFIGGISAIFEAKYPGIVINAVGATLVTFLVCLGLYKFRIVKVTEQFKSVVVAATLAIATYYLISWLVSLFTSWTPVHYGNSMMSIGISVFVIIIAALNLFLDFDQIEKGVQQRMPKFMEWYGAMGLIITLVWLYIEFLRLLSKLSSKD, via the coding sequence ATGAACTTTAATTCAAAAAATCCATTTTTAAGCAACAAGCGTTTCTCCTCTAATGCTGTTTCAAAAGCTGAAGAAGTACACCATGCACAAATCATAGATTACAATCAGGAAATGACTTTGTCTGGTACGATTAACAAAACAGCTATCTTGTTTTTAATTTTATGCGGATCGGCCATGGTAACCTGGTGGATGGCATTTAATGGAATGAATGTGATGCTGCCTGCTATCGGAGGTGCTATCATTGGACTAATTTTAGTTGTAATTTCAGCCTTTAAACCACAAGCTTCTCCTTATTTAGCTCCAGGTTATGCTTTATTTGAAGGATTATTTATAGGAGGAATTTCAGCCATTTTTGAAGCCAAATATCCCGGAATTGTAATTAATGCCGTTGGAGCAACTTTGGTTACTTTTTTGGTATGCCTTGGTTTGTATAAATTTAGAATTGTAAAAGTTACCGAGCAATTTAAATCAGTAGTGGTTGCGGCAACATTAGCAATTGCAACTTATTATTTAATTTCATGGCTGGTTTCTTTATTCACAAGCTGGACTCCGGTTCATTACGGAAACTCAATGATGAGTATTGGAATTAGTGTTTTTGTGATTATTATTGCTGCATTAAACTTATTCCTTGATTTTGATCAAATCGAAAAAGGAGTACAGCAAAGAATGCCAAAATTCATGGAATGGTATGGCGCAATGGGATTAATCATCACCCTGGTTTGGTTGTACATCGAATTCTTACGTTTATTATCAAAATTATCAAGCAAAGATTAA
- a CDS encoding NADH-quinone oxidoreductase subunit N translates to MNTLIAITGLGIFCLLFEILNLRKAIVPITIVGLLGVLALNFYEFGSTASYYNNMITVSKFSVTFSSLFIVLTIFLVALSHNFYENHPTKISDFVAIKVFLLAGGVAMVSFGNLAMFFLGIEILSIALYVLAASDRLNLKSNEAGMKYFLMGSFASGIILFGICLIYGAMGTFDVAEIHEVSLSAELPIWFPIGMILMIIGMLFKVAAVPFHFWAPDVYEGSPALTTALMSTLAKVVAIATLYKLVYALNLVPSLDNQDLLGTFETIVVIISIASMTVGNIMALRQVNVKRMLAFSGISHAGFMLMTLLTIATSAGVLLYYTAAYALAGIAAFSVVLYVCKNQDNEDITNFHGLGKTNPLLAAILTGSLLSMAGIPIFSGFFAKLFLFNQTIQAGYIALVIVAVINSIISVGYYFKLILAMYSKEPNQERTGKPFLIYAVAVISIALNIALGLFPSLVLDLLK, encoded by the coding sequence ATGAATACATTAATAGCTATAACAGGATTGGGTATTTTCTGCCTATTGTTTGAAATTCTTAATTTAAGAAAGGCCATTGTTCCTATTACCATCGTTGGTTTACTAGGTGTTTTGGCACTTAACTTTTACGAATTCGGATCAACAGCAAGTTACTATAACAACATGATTACAGTGAGTAAATTCTCTGTTACCTTTTCATCGTTGTTTATTGTACTGACTATTTTCCTGGTAGCATTAAGTCATAATTTTTACGAAAATCATCCAACCAAAATTTCCGATTTTGTGGCGATCAAAGTATTTTTATTGGCCGGTGGAGTGGCAATGGTTTCTTTTGGAAACTTAGCTATGTTTTTCTTAGGAATTGAGATCCTGTCAATTGCCCTTTATGTTTTAGCAGCAAGCGATCGTTTGAATCTAAAAAGTAACGAGGCGGGTATGAAATATTTCCTAATGGGATCTTTCGCATCTGGAATCATTTTGTTCGGAATTTGTTTGATATACGGAGCAATGGGAACTTTTGACGTAGCTGAAATACATGAAGTATCATTATCTGCCGAATTGCCAATCTGGTTTCCAATCGGAATGATTTTGATGATTATCGGTATGTTGTTTAAAGTAGCAGCAGTTCCATTTCATTTCTGGGCTCCAGATGTTTACGAAGGTTCTCCGGCATTAACTACTGCTTTGATGAGTACTTTGGCAAAAGTTGTAGCCATCGCAACACTTTACAAATTAGTTTATGCCTTAAACTTAGTTCCGTCTTTAGACAACCAGGATCTTTTAGGAACTTTTGAAACGATTGTAGTCATCATTTCAATTGCTTCTATGACTGTTGGAAATATAATGGCATTACGTCAGGTAAACGTAAAACGTATGTTGGCATTCTCAGGAATTTCACATGCTGGTTTTATGTTGATGACTTTGCTAACAATTGCAACCTCAGCAGGTGTTTTATTGTACTACACTGCTGCTTATGCATTGGCCGGAATCGCAGCATTCAGTGTTGTTTTATACGTATGTAAAAATCAGGATAACGAAGATATCACGAACTTTCACGGTTTAGGAAAAACAAATCCGTTATTGGCAGCAATCCTTACCGGATCTTTGTTGTCTATGGCCGGTATCCCTATTTTCTCAGGTTTCTTTGCTAAGTTATTCTTATTCAACCAAACCATTCAGGCAGGATACATTGCTTTAGTGATTGTGGCGGTTATCAACTCCATTATTAGTGTTGGCTATTATTTCAAACTAATCCTGGCGATGTATTCTAAAGAGCCTAATCAGGAGCGTACAGGAAAACCGTTCCTTATTTATGCGGTTGCCGTGATTTCAATTGCTTTAAACATTGCTTTAGGTTTATTCCCTTCTTTAGTTTTAGACCTTTTAAAATAA